One Sporichthyaceae bacterium genomic region harbors:
- a CDS encoding carbon-nitrogen family hydrolase, whose amino-acid sequence MRVCLIQLDVSLRAPMPERLEHAAELIGRCAGADLVVLPELWAHGAWAFDNWGELAEPLHGPTLEALCAAAKSAGVRLHGGTILERDGDQLFNTAVLIEPDGSLHGRYRKIHRFGFDSGEAALVSAGEERVSWALGGVTAAVATCYDLRFPELFRAAVPEAELIVLASSWPRKRDDHWRLLARARAVENLVYVLACDACGTQAGVEQAGYSVVVDPWGEVVAEASPTDEQVLDVTIDPARVAEMREQFPALRDRRL is encoded by the coding sequence GTGCGGGTGTGCCTGATCCAACTGGACGTGTCGCTGCGTGCGCCGATGCCCGAGCGTCTCGAGCACGCCGCCGAGCTCATCGGGCGGTGCGCGGGCGCGGACCTAGTCGTACTGCCGGAGCTGTGGGCGCACGGGGCCTGGGCCTTCGACAACTGGGGTGAGCTCGCCGAGCCGCTGCACGGTCCGACGCTGGAGGCGCTCTGCGCCGCGGCCAAGTCCGCCGGCGTCCGGCTGCATGGCGGCACGATCCTGGAGCGCGACGGCGACCAGCTGTTCAACACCGCGGTGCTGATCGAGCCCGACGGGTCGCTGCACGGCCGCTACCGCAAGATCCACCGCTTCGGCTTCGACAGTGGCGAGGCCGCCTTGGTCTCGGCCGGCGAGGAGCGGGTGAGCTGGGCCCTGGGCGGCGTCACCGCGGCCGTCGCCACCTGCTACGACCTGCGCTTCCCGGAACTGTTCCGCGCAGCAGTGCCCGAGGCCGAGCTGATCGTGCTGGCCTCGTCCTGGCCGCGCAAACGGGACGACCACTGGCGGCTATTGGCCCGCGCCCGCGCGGTGGAGAACCTGGTGTACGTGCTCGCCTGCGACGCCTGCGGCACCCAGGCCGGCGTCGAGCAGGCCGGGTACTCGGTGGTGGTCGACCCCTGGGGTGAGGTCGTCGCCGAGGCAAGCCCCACCGACGAGCAGGTCCTGGACGTCACCATCGACCCGGCCCGGGTGGCCGAGATGCGCGAGCAGTTCCCCGCACTGCGCGACCGGCGGCTGTGA
- a CDS encoding TetR/AcrR family transcriptional regulator produces MSTPRVDAPPTAPALRREPMQRRSVARVQRMLDAAQELVAEIGYDALTTTLIAERADVSIGSLYQFFPDKQAVVRAVARRNLDIFADRLTAMVRARQMQTWWQVVSDVIDQYADMHRRIPGFRAIRFGDVADLHLLDPERDNDTVVADRFVELIAPYVEVRTSEQLRLDLVIAVRIADSLTRYAFERDPNGDIEVLEETKRVVRTHLSRLLGDPATDGA; encoded by the coding sequence ATGAGCACGCCGCGGGTGGACGCACCCCCGACCGCACCTGCCCTGCGCCGTGAGCCCATGCAGCGTCGCAGCGTGGCCCGCGTCCAGCGGATGTTGGATGCGGCTCAGGAGTTGGTCGCCGAGATCGGCTACGACGCGCTGACCACCACCCTGATCGCGGAACGCGCCGATGTCTCCATCGGCTCGCTGTACCAATTCTTCCCGGACAAGCAGGCGGTCGTGCGCGCGGTAGCGCGGCGCAATCTGGACATCTTCGCCGACCGGCTGACCGCGATGGTCCGCGCCCGGCAGATGCAGACCTGGTGGCAGGTCGTGTCCGACGTCATTGACCAGTACGCCGACATGCACCGGCGCATCCCCGGCTTCCGGGCCATCCGCTTCGGCGACGTCGCCGATCTGCACCTGCTCGACCCGGAGCGGGACAACGACACGGTGGTCGCCGACCGGTTCGTCGAGCTGATCGCGCCCTACGTCGAGGTGCGCACCAGCGAGCAGCTGCGGTTGGACCTGGTGATCGCGGTGCGCATCGCGGATTCCCTGACCCGCTACGCCTTCGAGCGCGACCCGAACGGGGACATCGAGGTGCTCGAGGAGACCAAGCGGGTGGTGCGCACGCACCTGAGCCGCCTGCTCGGCGACCCCGCCACCGACGGCGCCTGA
- a CDS encoding SLC13 family permease: MRLTVALALLLLTLAVAIRRPHGVPEAVVAVPAALLCVLVGASSWAQARHQLHALAPTLAFLAAVLVLARLCAQEGLFAWAGGVLARSARGQGLRLLAWALGMGAAITTVLSLDATVVLFTPVVAAAALSARLPARPHLHATAHVANSASLLLPVSNLTNLLVFHAAGLSVARFAALMLLPTAVVLAVEYLGARACFAPDLQLTSSALTTSQGPDVVQGDDISCDQPRPYRALVVLAGTLVGFVVCSPLGIAPAWAAALGAAVLGVPRVWAGRTLVTEIVGAADPAFLAFVAALAVIVDAVSRHGLDRVVRPLVSHAGGLLGLLTVAVVGAVLANLVNNLPATLLLLPVTLPGGPVAVLALLIGVNVGPNLTYVGSLATMLWLRVCRGVGITPSLHTFTRHAMLTVVPALAGATTALWLAAKIIGT; the protein is encoded by the coding sequence GTGCGGTTGACGGTGGCGCTTGCGCTGCTGTTGCTGACGCTTGCCGTGGCCATTCGTCGGCCTCATGGCGTGCCCGAGGCCGTGGTCGCCGTGCCCGCCGCGCTGCTCTGTGTGCTGGTCGGGGCGAGTTCGTGGGCGCAGGCCCGACATCAGCTGCACGCTCTCGCGCCCACCCTGGCCTTCCTGGCCGCGGTGCTGGTGCTGGCCCGGCTGTGTGCGCAGGAGGGCCTGTTCGCCTGGGCCGGCGGCGTGTTGGCCCGCTCGGCGCGCGGGCAGGGTCTGCGGTTGTTGGCGTGGGCGCTCGGCATGGGCGCGGCCATCACCACCGTGCTCAGCCTGGACGCCACCGTCGTGCTGTTCACCCCGGTGGTGGCCGCCGCCGCGCTCAGCGCGCGGCTGCCCGCCCGCCCGCACCTGCACGCCACCGCGCACGTGGCCAACTCCGCCTCGTTGCTGCTGCCGGTGTCCAACCTGACCAACCTGTTGGTCTTCCACGCCGCCGGTCTGTCCGTCGCCCGCTTCGCCGCGCTCATGCTGCTGCCCACGGCCGTCGTCCTGGCCGTGGAGTACCTCGGCGCCCGCGCCTGCTTCGCGCCCGACCTCCAGCTGACGTCATCCGCGTTGACCACTTCGCAGGGCCCGGACGTGGTCCAGGGGGATGACATCAGCTGTGACCAGCCGCGGCCGTACCGTGCGCTGGTCGTGCTGGCGGGGACGTTGGTCGGGTTTGTGGTGTGTTCGCCGTTGGGGATCGCGCCGGCGTGGGCGGCGGCGCTGGGGGCGGCGGTGTTGGGGGTGCCGCGGGTGTGGGCGGGGCGGACGCTGGTCACGGAGATTGTGGGGGCGGCGGATCCGGCGTTCCTGGCGTTTGTGGCGGCCCTGGCGGTCATCGTGGACGCGGTGTCCCGGCACGGCCTGGATCGCGTGGTGCGGCCGCTGGTGAGTCATGCCGGCGGGCTGCTGGGGTTGCTCACGGTGGCGGTGGTCGGCGCGGTGCTGGCCAATCTGGTGAACAACCTGCCGGCCACGTTGTTGTTGTTGCCGGTGACGCTGCCGGGCGGGCCGGTGGCGGTGTTGGCGCTGCTCATCGGGGTCAACGTCGGACCCAACCTGACCTACGTCGGGTCGCTGGCCACCATGCTCTGGCTGCGGGTTTGCCGCGGCGTCGGCATCACGCCGAGTCTGCACACGTTCACCCGGCACGCGATGCTCACCGTGGTCCCGGCGTTGGCCGGCGCGACGACGGCGCTGTGGCTGGCCGCAAAAATCATCGGGACATGA
- a CDS encoding acyl-CoA dehydrogenase → MGHYKSNRRDIEFNLFEFLRRDEVLGSGAYEEMDVESARALLDEMERLAEHDLADSMIESDRTPPVFDPATHSVTMPESFKKAQNAYMNSEMWRLDLPAELGGTPAPSSLKWALQEMLLGSNPGVHIYAAGPGFAHMLFRNGTEEQKKLAQLMVDNRWGATMCLTEPDAGSDVGAGRTRAVQQEDGSWHLTGVKRFITSAEHDMADNIVHFVLARPAGAGPGTKGLSLFIVPKFHVDIATGELGERNGAFVTNVEHKMGLKVSTTCELTFGDSVPAVGMLLGDVHNGIAQMFQIIENARMMVGTKAIATLSTGYLNALAYAKERIQGPDLTRATDKSAPRVVILRHPEVRRSLMMQKAYVEGMRALVLYTASVQDRIHAAEIEGREAESMDERLNDLLLPLVKGVGSERSYALLADALQIFGGSGYLQEYPLEQYIRDAKIDTLYEGTTAIQGMDFFFRKIVRDQGQALTELATQIEKFAATDPTGPLGAERAQLGHALADAQAIVGTMVSAITRAMGDSEEMYKVGQNTTRLLMATGDLIIGWLLLRQAEVALFALEGNPSARDAAFYRGKVAAARFFSAQVLPTLHAQRVIAESVDNALMAVAEDEF, encoded by the coding sequence ATGGGTCACTACAAGAGCAACCGCCGCGACATCGAGTTCAACCTCTTCGAATTTTTGCGTCGCGACGAGGTCCTGGGCAGCGGCGCGTACGAGGAGATGGACGTCGAGTCCGCCCGTGCGCTGCTGGACGAGATGGAGCGCCTGGCCGAGCACGACCTCGCCGACTCCATGATCGAATCCGACCGCACGCCGCCGGTGTTCGACCCGGCCACGCACAGCGTGACGATGCCGGAGTCGTTCAAGAAGGCGCAGAACGCCTACATGAACTCGGAGATGTGGCGGCTGGACCTGCCCGCCGAGCTCGGTGGCACGCCCGCGCCGTCGTCGCTGAAATGGGCGCTGCAGGAGATGCTGCTCGGCTCGAACCCCGGCGTGCACATCTACGCCGCCGGTCCGGGCTTCGCGCACATGTTGTTCCGCAACGGCACCGAGGAACAAAAGAAGCTCGCGCAGCTGATGGTGGACAACCGCTGGGGCGCCACCATGTGCCTGACCGAGCCCGACGCGGGCTCCGACGTCGGCGCCGGGCGCACCCGGGCGGTGCAGCAGGAGGACGGCAGCTGGCACCTCACCGGCGTGAAGCGGTTCATCACCTCCGCCGAGCACGACATGGCCGACAACATCGTGCATTTCGTGCTGGCCCGGCCGGCCGGCGCGGGCCCGGGCACCAAGGGCCTGTCGCTGTTCATCGTGCCGAAGTTTCACGTGGACATCGCCACCGGCGAACTCGGTGAGCGCAACGGCGCCTTCGTCACCAACGTCGAGCACAAGATGGGCCTGAAGGTCTCCACCACCTGCGAGCTGACCTTCGGGGACAGCGTCCCCGCGGTGGGCATGCTGCTCGGCGACGTGCACAACGGCATCGCGCAGATGTTCCAGATCATCGAGAACGCCCGGATGATGGTCGGCACCAAGGCCATCGCGACGCTGTCCACCGGGTACCTCAACGCCCTGGCCTACGCCAAGGAGCGCATCCAGGGCCCGGACCTGACCCGGGCCACGGACAAGTCCGCGCCGCGGGTGGTGATTCTGCGCCATCCCGAGGTGCGCCGCTCGCTGATGATGCAAAAGGCCTACGTCGAGGGCATGCGAGCGCTGGTGCTGTACACCGCTTCGGTGCAGGACCGGATCCACGCCGCGGAGATCGAGGGCCGCGAGGCCGAGTCGATGGACGAGCGGCTCAACGACCTGTTGCTGCCGCTGGTCAAGGGTGTCGGGTCGGAGCGGTCCTACGCGCTGCTGGCCGACGCGCTGCAGATCTTCGGCGGCTCGGGCTATCTGCAGGAGTATCCGCTGGAGCAGTACATCCGGGACGCCAAGATCGACACCCTGTATGAGGGCACCACGGCGATCCAGGGCATGGACTTCTTCTTCCGCAAGATCGTGCGGGACCAGGGTCAGGCGCTGACCGAGCTGGCCACCCAGATCGAGAAGTTCGCGGCCACCGACCCGACCGGGCCGCTGGGCGCCGAGCGGGCGCAGCTGGGTCACGCGCTGGCCGACGCGCAGGCGATCGTCGGCACGATGGTCTCCGCGATCACCCGGGCCATGGGTGACTCCGAGGAGATGTACAAGGTCGGGCAGAACACCACCCGGTTGCTGATGGCGACCGGCGACCTGATCATCGGCTGGCTGCTGTTGCGTCAGGCCGAGGTGGCGCTGTTCGCCCTGGAGGGCAACCCGTCGGCCCGCGACGCGGCGTTCTACCGCGGCAAGGTGGCCGCGGCGCGCTTCTTCTCCGCACAGGTGCTGCCCACGCTGCACGCCCAGCGGGTGATCGCCGAGAGCGTGGACAACGCGCTGATGGCCGTCGCGGAGGACGAATTCTAG